In Quercus robur chromosome 11, dhQueRobu3.1, whole genome shotgun sequence, the following proteins share a genomic window:
- the LOC126704960 gene encoding secreted RxLR effector protein 161-like — MLGLSQARYIDKVLEQFSMQNSNKGLLPFRHGVPLSDDQRPKTLEEEIMMRQVPYASILGSPMYAMLCTRPDICYSVGMVSRYQSNSGPKHWQAVKHILKYLRRIRDYMLVYQCEDLIPIGYIDSDFQSNLDFTKSTLGYIFTLGGGDISWRSVKQSCIANSTMEAEYVATCEAAKEAV; from the coding sequence ATGTTAGGTTTGTCACAAGCTAGGTATATAGATAAGGTTTTAGAACAGTTTAGCATGCAAAATTCCAACAAAGGATTGCTTCCTTTCAGACATGGAGTTCCTCTGTCTGATGACCAAAGGCCTAAGACTCTTGAGGAAGAAATTATGATGAGACAAGTTCCTTATGCTTCTATTTTAGGAAGTCCCATGTATGCCATGCTTTGTACTAGACCAGATATCTGTTATTCAGTTGGCATGGTTAGCCGATATCAATCAAATTCAGGACCAAAACATTGGCAAGCtgtaaagcatattctcaagtaTTTACGGAGAATAAgagattatatgcttgtttaccAGTGTGAGGATTTGATTCCCATTGGTTATATAGATTCAGATTTTCAATCAAATCTTGATTTCACAAAGTCCACTTTAGGTTATATATTCACCTTGGGAGGTGGAGACATAAGTTGGAGGAGTGTTAAGCAATCTTGTATTGCTAACTCCACCATGGAAGCTGAATATGTGGCTACTTGTGAAGCGGCAAAGGAAGCTGTTTGA